A portion of the Tindallia magadiensis genome contains these proteins:
- the fliG gene encoding flagellar motor switch protein FliG produces the protein MSKRGSKDELTGKEKAATLLISLGPEYSSKIFQHLNDEEIEELTLEIANMKKVPPDVKEKILEEFHQICVAQEYISEGGINYAKDVLEKALGSQKAMDIINKLTASLQVKPFDFARKADPSHLFNFIQNEHPQTIALILAYLPSDQSSQIISSLEQEKQTEVAHRIATMDRTSPEVIKEVEIVLEKNLSSLVSQDYTSAGGIQSIVDILNAVDRGTEKNIMDTLEVQDAELAEEIRKRMFVFEDIINLDSASIQRFIREIDNNDMAVALKGATEELANVFFGNMSKRMAEMIKEDMEFMGPIRLRDVEEAQQKIVNVIRKLEETGELIIARGGGDDIIV, from the coding sequence ATGAGCAAACGCGGATCAAAAGATGAATTGACTGGTAAAGAAAAAGCTGCAACACTTTTGATCAGTTTGGGTCCTGAATATTCTTCTAAAATTTTTCAACACTTGAATGATGAAGAAATTGAAGAATTAACCTTGGAAATTGCAAACATGAAGAAGGTGCCTCCTGATGTGAAAGAGAAAATACTTGAAGAATTTCATCAAATATGCGTTGCACAAGAGTATATTTCGGAGGGTGGTATTAATTATGCAAAAGACGTCCTAGAAAAAGCGCTTGGATCACAAAAGGCAATGGATATTATTAATAAGCTTACAGCATCTTTGCAAGTAAAACCCTTTGACTTTGCTCGAAAAGCAGATCCTAGCCATTTATTTAATTTTATTCAAAATGAGCACCCTCAAACAATTGCATTGATTCTTGCGTATTTGCCTTCTGATCAATCCTCACAGATTATTTCTTCTTTGGAACAGGAAAAACAAACTGAAGTTGCACATCGGATAGCAACAATGGATAGAACTTCACCTGAAGTCATTAAAGAAGTTGAAATTGTTTTAGAAAAGAACCTTTCTTCGCTTGTGAGTCAAGACTATACGAGCGCTGGCGGTATACAGTCAATTGTTGATATATTAAATGCTGTAGATCGTGGAACAGAAAAAAACATAATGGATACTTTGGAAGTTCAAGATGCAGAACTTGCAGAAGAAATCAGGAAACGCATGTTTGTATTTGAGGACATTATCAATCTTGATAGTGCGTCGATTCAAAGGTTTATCAGAGAAATTGATAATAACGATATGGCTGTAGCGCTTAAGGGTGCAACAGAAGAACTGGCTAATGTATTCTTCGGCAATATGTCAAAGCGGATGGCTGAGATGATCAAAGAAGATATGGAATTTATGGGCCCAATAAGACTGCGGGATGTTGAAGAGGCTCAGCAAAAAATTGTTAATGTCATCAGAAAACTTGAAGAAACTGGCGAGTTGATTATCGCAAGAGGTGGAGGCGACGACATCATTGTTTAA